The Primulina tabacum isolate GXHZ01 chromosome 1, ASM2559414v2, whole genome shotgun sequence genome contains the following window.
GCGTAGAGTCGGCAAAGTACGATGAATCTTGCCGTTTGTGGAGGGTTAAGACTGTTTCTGTTGAAGGAGGTGAGGTCGAGTACATTTGCCAATGGCTGGTGGTGGCGACCGGGGAGAATGCGGAGCGTCTGGTGCCAGAGATCGAGGGGTTGAAGGAGTTTGGCGGAGAAGTTATCCACGCCTGTGATTACAAATCTGGTGAAAGCTTAAGAGGGAAGAAAGTTCTTGTTGTGGGGTGTGGAAATTCGGGCATGGAAATTTCGCTTGATCTTTGTAACCATGATGCAAAGCCTTCTATGGTTGTTCGAAGCTCGGTAAGTATTTATAATGATTGAACTTGTAGATATTCATTAATCTTGAGTGATATAATTCGAAATGAAATATTAGAGTTCTAATGGGATTTATATCTTATGTCTGTTTCAGGTTCATATATTGCCAAGAGAGATGTTTGGAAAATCCACATTTGAATTGGCTGTATTTATGCTACGATGGCTGCCTCTATGGTTTGTGGACAAGATTTTGCTGGTTCTGGCATGGATGATTCTTGGAAATACTGAGAAATTCGGGCTTAAAAGGCCGAGTGTTGGTCCGTTGGAGCTGAAGAACACTCGAGGAAAAACTCCCGTTCTAGACATTGGTGCTCTGGCAAAAATCAGGTCAAGAGAAATCCATGTAGTGCCAGGAATCAAGCGATTTTCTTGTGGCACTGCAGAGTTCGTGGATGGCGAAAAACTCGAATTTGACTCGGTTGTGTTGGCTACTGGATACTGCAGCAATGTCCCTTTTTGGCTACAGGTGAGAAACTGCTCATTTCTTTGCAAAGAAATAAAGCCATTTTGGATACTTCTTGAATTGCAAGCTAATAATGCCTCTTGATTTGGTTGTTTACAGGAAACCGAATTCTTCTCTAAAAATGGTTTTCCAAAGGAGACATTCCCACACGGTTGGAAAGGAAAAGCT
Protein-coding sequences here:
- the LOC142519083 gene encoding putative indole-3-pyruvate monooxygenase YUCCA5; translated protein: MFTRRCVWVNGPVIVGAGPSGLAVAAGLKDEGVPFVILDRADCIASLWQKRTYDRLKLHLPKRFCQLPKFPFPEDYPEYPTKKQFIDYLESYARHFDINPQFNESVESAKYDESCRLWRVKTVSVEGGEVEYICQWLVVATGENAERLVPEIEGLKEFGGEVIHACDYKSGESLRGKKVLVVGCGNSGMEISLDLCNHDAKPSMVVRSSVHILPREMFGKSTFELAVFMLRWLPLWFVDKILLVLAWMILGNTEKFGLKRPSVGPLELKNTRGKTPVLDIGALAKIRSREIHVVPGIKRFSCGTAEFVDGEKLEFDSVVLATGYCSNVPFWLQETEFFSKNGFPKETFPHGWKGKAGLYAVGFTRRGISGASADALKITQDITNAWKDDLKKKKLKVPTHRRCISTF